From one Populus alba chromosome 17, ASM523922v2, whole genome shotgun sequence genomic stretch:
- the LOC118054964 gene encoding uncharacterized protein gives MLKKKTASTMSLKDFHGGSIPSDLPLPSAPGLMMKDRNASTNWGNNSMRPDLRPRPKSSGAARGFDEKASFLSHPAPIGRNFDEDERKPLDALSAPRRTISDENVRAVHQPEYVSSIRVPDRPVSSPVPQSPSALSPLRSGRGSIVVSSQNAGGWGVSSNPPNAWGARRDVVGVNDVRGSAVLSASNTVTKFAQASALEKVSSGLWQSKNPGDLLPHLIYSQESCASHSVDVGRERGDYDTARGSQAECGWVTGDRNQGGGRTLPNYRRDQSRMHSEEVPTGGAVGSQTRSVMPLEASDRPKLNLLARTKPLERPENGYMQGHQQPIISGKIEVAHELYGNENPSKPGLVDASQLAERPIERPKLNLKPRTQPLEQSDGILERERSTLFGSARPRELVLKERGVDDIAINNLDLNHSPNRMNSPKNETTSEHVAPTARQSQKNDNRGAIDRRNGRDSERKDQRMDHEKTDLERKNWRNDKWKSRKDAKEQRPEPETWRKPIEEPKPASSDSTGNRPGKIVSALELAQAFSKSASVPKIQNIPSSQRGMPGRKDQPFSRLTDTGEHYPSPTTTPITRHRINGY, from the exons ATGTTGAAGAAGAAAACGGCGTCGACTATGTCGTTGAAGGACTTTCACGGTGGTTCTATTCCTTCTGATCTCCCTTTACCTTCTGCTCCTGGCCT TATGATGAAGGACCGAAATGCGTCGACGAATTGGGGAAACAACTCGATGAGGCCAGATCTCCGTCCACGGCCCAAGTCATCAGGAGCAGCTCGTGGTTTTGATGAGAAAGCTTCGTTTTTGTCTCACCCTGCACCTATAGGTAGAAACTTTGATGAGGACGAGCGCAAGCCATTAGATGCTTTATCTGCTCCTCGTCGTACTATTAGTGATGAAAATGTTCGCGCCGTTCATCAGCCGGAGTATGTTTCGTCTATTAGGGTGCCTGATAGACCGGTGTCAAGTCCGGTACCACAGTCCCCGAGTGCTTTGTCTCCATTGAGGTCGGGAAGAGGTTCAATTGTGGTTAGCTCGCAGAATGCGGGTGGTTGGGGGGTGAGTAGTAATCCGCCGAATGCTTGGGGGGCGAGGAGAGATGTGGTGGGTGTTAATGACGTGAGGGGCTCGGCTGTGTTGTCAGCGTCGAATACTGTGACAAAGTTTGCTCAAGCAAGTGCACTGGAAAAGGTATCTTCAGGATTGTGGCAATCAAAGAATCCTGGTGATCTTTTACCGCATCTGATTTATTCACAGGAGAGCTGTGCGAGTCATAGTGTGGATGTGGGTAGGGAAAGGGGTGATTATGATACTGCAAGGGGAAGTCAAGCTGAATGTGGTTGGGTCACTGGAGATAGAAATCAGGGTGGGGGAAGGACATTGCCGAATTATAGAAGGGATCAATCTCGAATGCACTCCGAAGAGGTTCCTACTGGAGGTGCTGTTGGGTCTCAAACTCGATCAGTAATGCCCCTAGAAGCATCAGATCGACCTAAGTTGAATCTTCTTGCAAGAACTAAACCGTTGGAGAGACCAGAAAATGGCTATATGCAG GGGCACCAGCAGCCTATAATATCTGGGAAGATTGAAGTTGCCCATGAGTTGTATGGAAATGAAAATCCTTCAAAACCAGGGTTGGTTGATGCTAGTCAGCTAGCTGAGAGACCAATTGAGCGTcccaaattgaatttgaagCCTCGCACACAGCCTCTTGAACAATCTGATGGAATTCTTGAAAGAGAAAG GAGTACATTGTTTGGCAGTGCTCGTCCACGGGAATTG GTTCTCAAGGAACGAGGTGTGGATGACATAGCAATTAATAACCTTGACCTGAATCATTCGCCCAACAG GATGAATTCTCCCAAGAATGAGACCACATCAGAACATGTGGCTCCAACTGCTCGTCAGAGTCAGAAAAATGACAACCGAGGGGCTATCGACAGAAGAAATGGGAGGGATTCTGAGAGGAAAGATCAACGGATGGACCATGAGAAAACCGATCTGGAAAGGAAAAACTGGAGGAATGATAAATGGAAAAGCAGGAAGGATGCCAAAGAACAGCGACCTGAACCTGAAACTTGGCGCAAACCTATTGAAGAGCCAAAACCTGCTTCATCTGACTCCACAGGAAACCGCCCTGGTAAAATTGTATCTGCCTTGGAGCTAGCTCAAGCATTCTCAAAGTCAGCCTCCGTCCCAAAGATTCAGAATATACCTTCTTCTCAAAGAGGCATGCCTGGCCGCAAGGATCAGCCCTTCTCACGATTGACAGACACCGGTGAGCATTACCCATCACCAACCACAACACCAATCACACGACATCGAATAAATGGTTACTGA